From Ananas comosus cultivar F153 unplaced genomic scaffold, ASM154086v1, whole genome shotgun sequence, the proteins below share one genomic window:
- the LOC109703760 gene encoding dof zinc finger protein DOF5.7, with the protein MMASPAAAGVVDSQSSGGEGGRKSNPTANPLRPPEQGLKCPRCDSPNTKFCYYNNYSLAQPRHFCKTCRRYWTKGGALRNVPVGGGCRKNKKSKSSSAAAASSRLPVSSIDPITGVPDPAGGSLKFFGGPSSLIAASDFQLGVLPFSRLHSPAASGMFATANQQYVAFGDMIAPSPAPGDRISHPAAASHASSMASFASFPTPAGGFPGETAAVNSSTRSSIASSIESLSSINQDLHWKLQQQRLAMFFGGETYKESGASSALPGHFLEGSFHAPDGSKSQAASAAGCSGGSRKGGFGATDHTAPAWLIDSCYNIPCSGSAAVTTAITTANNNNNNNNSSSNDDNNNSSNWNGIPAAWSDMPQFAALP; encoded by the coding sequence ATGATGGCGTCTCCTGCCGCCGCCGGTGTCGTCGACTCGCAAAGCTCGGGCGGCGAAGGCGGGCGCAAGAGCAACCCCACCGCCAACCCGCTGCGGCCGCCGGAGCAGGGTCTCAAGTGCCCACGGTGCGACTCGCCCAACACCAAGTTCTGCTACTACAACAACTACAGCCTCGCGCAGCCGCGCCACTTCTGCAAGACCTGCCGGCGGTACTGGACCAAAGGTGGCGCCCTTCGCAACGTGCCCGTCGGTGGGGGCTGCCGCAAGAACAAGAAGTCCAAATCCTCGTCTGCCGCCGCGGCCTCCTCGCGCCTCCCCGTCAGCTCCATCGATCCCATCACCGGAGTCCCCGACCCGGCCGGCGGCAGCCTCAAGTTCTTCGGTGGGCCGTCTTCGCTGATCGCCGCCTCGGATTTCCAGCTCGGCGTGCTTCCTTTCTCCAGACTGCATTCTCCCGCAGCATCCGGGATGTTCGCTACCGCCAACCAGCAGTACGTGGCCTTCGGAGACATGATCGCCCCATCACCTGCACCTGGTGATCGAATCTCTCATCCGGCCGCCGCGAGTCACGCTAGCTCCATGGCGAGCTTCGCTAGCTTCCCGACGCCGGCAGGAGGATTCCCCGGTGAGACAGCTGCAGTCAACAGCAGCACGCGCAGCTCCATAGCTTCTTCTATCGAATCCTTGAGCTCCATAAACCAAGATCTGCACTGGAAGCTGCAGCAGCAGAGGTTGGCAATGTTCTTCGGAGGTGAAACCTACAAAGAGAGCGGCGCGTCCTCCGCTCTCCCAGGTCATTTCCTTGAGGGCTCTTTTCACGCGCCGGACGGTTCCAAATCACAAGCAGCCTCTGCAGCTGGGTGCAGTGGTGGGTCTAGAAAGGGCGGTTTCGGTGCAACTGATCATACCGCCCCGGCGTGGTTGATTGATAGTTGTTACAACATTCCGTGCTCGGGTTCTGCCGCCGTGACTACTGCTATCACTACCgccaataacaacaacaacaacaacaacagtagCAGTAACGACGACAACAACAATTCGAGCAATTGGAATGGAATCCCAGCTGCTTGGAGTGACATGCCACAGTTCGCAGCTCTTCCGTAG